In a genomic window of Erigeron canadensis isolate Cc75 chromosome 5, C_canadensis_v1, whole genome shotgun sequence:
- the LOC122602231 gene encoding LOB domain-containing protein 30-like: MSSNPSTSAAAAGGSSSSSSSGPCGACKFLRRKCVAGCIFAPYFDSDQGAAHFAAVHKVFGASNVSKLLFHLPVQRRHDAVVTICYEAQARLRDPVYGCVSHIFALQQQVVSLQAELAYFQAHLATLEGPTLPPPPPPQSSILPQGLSINDLTTASPVLGSYDLSSLLEPMISPSWAMQPQRRQTDPHQFMSFDATRATSNLPPTQRDEGEFQELARELMQRPNSVNSGSVACKTESSSLPP; the protein is encoded by the exons ATGAGTTCAAATCCGAGCACGAGTGCTGCGGCAGCCGGTggaagtagtagtagtagtagtagtggccCATGTGGAGCTTGCAAGTTCTTAAGAAGGAAATGTGTTGCAGGGTGTATCTTTGCACCTTATTTCGATTCCGATCAAGGTGCGGCCCATTTCGCAGCGGTGCACAAAGTTTTCGGGGCTAGTAACGTGTCGAAACTATTGTTTCATCTGCCGGTTCAAAGGCGACACGATGCGGTGGTCACCATTTGTTACGAAGCTCAAGCTAGGCTTAGAGACCCTGTGTATGGTTGTGTGTCACACATTTTTGCCCTTCAACAACAG GTTGTGAGTTTACAGGCAGAACTCGCGTATTTTCAAGCTCATCTAGCCACCCTAGAAGGCCCAACActtccaccacctccaccaccacaatcaTCAATTCTTCCACAAGGATTATCCATCAATGACCTTACAACCGCATCGCCGGTTCTTGGTTCATATGACTTGTCATCACTTCTTGAACCAATGATTTCACCTTCATGGGCTATGCAACCACAAAGGAGACAGACCGACCCACATCAGTTCATGAGTTTTGATGCTACAAGAGCTACATCTAACCTGCCACCAACACAACGCGATGAAGGTGAGTTTCAAGAGCTTGCTAGGGAGCTTATGCAGAGGCCAAATAGTGTGAATTCGGGATCAGTGGCATGTAAGACTGAAAGTTCATCTTTGCCACCTTAG